CAGCGCGCGGCGCATTTCTGAGCCCGCCCCCGTGGCAATCAACAGGGGAATCACGCCTAGCACGAACGAGAGCGCGGTCATCAGAATGGGCCGTAGTCTCAGACGGCACGCTTCGATGGCGGCCTCGAAGCGGTTCTTTCCTTTTTCTTCCTCCGCCTTGGCGAACTCAACGATCAGAATCGCGTTCTTGCAGGCGAGGCCCACTAGAACAACGAAGCCGATCTGCGTAAGGATGTTGTTATCCATGCCGCGGAACCAAACGCCCGCGATCGCGCAGAGCAAACACATGGGGACGATCAGAATCACAGCCAGCGGCAACAGCCAGCTTTCGTACTGAGCGCTAAGAGCTAGAAAAACGAACAGCACGCAAAGCGGGAAGATGAAAATCGCCGTGTTGCCGGCGGCTTTTTGTTGATAAGCCAAGTCGGTCCATTCGAAGTCGTATCCAGGCGGGAGGATCTCTTCGGCGAGGCGTTCCATGCGGGCAATTGCGTCGCCGCTACTTGTGCCGGGGAGGGTATCGCCGTTGATATCGGCCGCAGGGTAAAGGTTGTAGCGAACAACGCGGTCGGGGGCCGTCGTGGTGCGGATATTCACGAGCGATCCTAGGGGAACCACCGCGCCTGAGTTGCTTCGGGTGCGGAGCTTGGCGATGTCACCCGGATCGTCACGGAACTCGGGCTCCGCCTGGGCAGTAACACGATAAGTCCTTCCGAGATAGTTAAAATCGTTCACGTAGGTCGAACCGAGATACACTTGCAGCGCGTCGAAGACGTTACCAATCGGCACGTCCATCATGCGGACCTTCGTGCGGTCGACATCGGCGTAGATCTGCGGGGTGTCCGCGCGGAAGGTTGAAAACACCTGCACGAGACCGGGCTCTTGGTTGGCGGCCATAAACAAGTTGAAAGCTGCCTGCTGCAGTTCCCGCGGCGTGCCGCCAGCGCGGTCCTCAACCTGCATTTTGAAACCGCCCCCGGTACCAATGCCGCGCACCGGCGGGGGAGCGATCACAAAGATCTGCGCTTCTTGCAACTTGCTGAGGCGTCCACGCAGGTCGTTGAGAATTGTATCGATCGTCATCCCCGACTCGCGATCTTCATAATCAGCCAACGGCGTGAAGACGGCGGCGGCGTTGGAGTTGTTCGTTCGCGTCGCACCCGAGAAGCCTGCAAAGGCAACCGCGTGCGTGATGCCTGGCGTTTCGAGAGCGATTTCCTTCACCTTCTGCGTGACTTCGTCAGTTCGGCTGAGCGAAGCACCATCGGGCAACTGAATCGCCACGATGAGGTACCCCTGATCCTGTGGCGGAATGAAGCCGGTAGGGACGCGTGTAAAGCCGAACCAAGTCAGCACGAGCAGCCCGCCGTAAACCAGCAGCGCGATGAAACTCACACGCAAGAGCTTGCAAATGAATTCGCCATAAATCTTGTTGATGACATCGAAGACCTTGTTGAAGGTCTTGAAGAACCAACCGAGCAGCTTGTCGCTGAGTTTATCGAGCAAATTCTTCTTCGCCCCCGGCGGCTTGAGCAGCAATGCGCACAACGCCGGACTGAGCGTGAGGGAAACGAGCGTGGAGATTGCGGTCGAGATGGCAATCGTCACGGCGAATTGCCGATAGAATTGTCCACTAATCCCGGAGATGAATGCCGTCGGCACGAACACAGCGATCAACACGAGCGTCGTAGCGATCAGCGCTGAAGAAACCTCGTCCATCGCTTGGTGAGTCGCTTTGCGCGGATCGAGCCCTTCGTCCTCCATCAGACGCTCAACATTCTCGACCACGACAATCGCGTCATCCACCACGATGCCAATTGCCAGAACGAGCCCGAATAGGGACAGCATGTTCAGAGAAAAGCCCATCACCAGCAGAAGCGCAAACGTACCAATCAACGAGACGGGAATCGCCACCACAGGGATGATTGTCGAGCGCCAATTCTGCAAGAAGATGAACACCGTCAGCACAACCAGTGCGCCCGCTTGCAGCAACGTGACGAACACTTCGTCGATCGAGTCGCTGACGAACTGCGTGGGGTTATAGACGATTTCGTGCCCAAGCCCGGCGGGGAAGTCCTCGCTGAGTTCTTCCATCGCCTCGATCACGTTATTGGCCGTTTCGAGACCGTTGGACCCGGGGCGTTGAAAAACCACCATCGCGACGGCTGGTTGACCGTCGAGGTAGCTATTTACGCTGTAATCACGAGCACCCAGTTCAACACGGGCGACATCCGACACACGGACCAGCCGTCCGTTTTCACCCGACTTGACGACGATCTGCTCAAATTCTTTCGGTGTGCGCAGTCGTCCCTTGGTGCTGACCATCAATTGGGAAGCACCGTCATTCTCAAGTGGAGGTTGCCCAATCACGCCCGCGGCAACTTGAATGTTCTGACTCCGCAGTGCGGCAACAACATCCCCGGCGGTCAGATTCAGCGAGGCGATCCGCTCCATGTCGAGCCAAATTCGCATGCTGTATTCACGCCCCCCAAAAATCTGCAAGTCGCCCACGCCATCTAGGCGTGCTAAGCGATCACGAATCTGCAGATAGGCGTAGTTGCTAATATAGAGTTGATCGCGGCTATCGTCGGGTGAGAGCAAATGCACCACCAACAGCAAGTCCGGCGAGCTCTTGGTGGTCGTCACGCCGATCCGACGCACTTCTTCCGGCAGACGTGGTTCCGCCACTGCCACGCGGTTCTGCACAAGCACCTGAGCCTTGTCGAGGTCGGACCCAAGCTTAAATGTAATCGTCAGCTGCATCGAGCCATCGCCGGTACTCTGCGATTCCATGTAGAGCATGTCTTCGACGCCGTTGATCTCTTGCTCTAGCGGCGTTGCGACCGTGCGAGCAATCGTCTCCGGGGTCGCACCAGGATAAGCCGTTCGCACCACAACCGTGGGAAGGGCAACTTCCGGATACTGAGCGACCGGCAACTGGAAGTAGGCGAGCGAACCGACCAGCACAATGACGATCGACACCACCGTGGCGAAGATTGGTCGGTCAATGAAGAAGTGTGGAAGTTTCATGAGTTCGTAGTTCCGCTCTTAGGCGGCGGTGTAGTTCATTTCTGCTAATAGTCACTTTCCTAGCGAAAGCCGCCTGAAGGCGGAACTACGAACCAACTATTTTGCGTCGCTTTTGAAGTCGGACGAGACTTCCGGCGACGTGGTGTTTTCTCGCGTGATCCACTCTTCGCGTGGAACCGGCTTGTACTCGTCAGGCAGGCCATCGGCCTCGGGGAGGATTTCGAGCGTTTCCTCGGTCGCTTTCACATTCACGCCCGGACGGAGGCTCTGGCTGCCGCGAATCACGACAAGTTCTTCGCCGGTGAGTCCTTCACGGATAATGCGTAGACCGTGGCTCTTGGGGCCAACTTTCACGGGTTGTCGCGTCACTTTGCCGCCGTCGCTGACGACGTTCACAAACTGTTCAGACAGGTCTGTTCCAATCGCTTCCTCGGGAACCAAGATCGCTTCATAGGATGCGCTGCCCGGCAATCGAACTCGGGCGAAAAGCCCCGGGGTGAGCGTGCCGTCGTCGTTGCGGAAAATCGCCCGGCCGCGCATCGTTCCCGTGTTTGGGTCGATGCGATTATCCACGAAGTCCATATGTCCGAGATGCGGAAAGCCCTCCTCGTCAATCAGAGCCATGTAGACAGGGTTTTTCGCTTCGCGAGAACTCTCTCGTTTGCCGGAATTACTAAGGCGAACGTACTTGAGGAACTCCTGTTCATTGGCGTCGAAGTAACAGTGCACCGGATTTTGCGCGATGATGGTTGTCAGTAAGGTCGAGTTCCCGCCACCTCCAACGACGAGGTTTCCCTCGGTGACAATCTTCGCGCCGACTCGACCGGAAATCGGTGCCTCCACATCGGCATAACCAAGCTGCAACTCGGCCGTGTGCACATTAGCTTTGGCGGTTGTGATTGCCGCTTCGGCAACCCCAACGAGAGCGATGGCAGCCGAAGTGTTTGACTGAGCCGCATCGAAGTCGGCCCGGGCTTGGGTGAGTGTGCTTTCGCGGGTGTCATACTCCGACTCGGAGATCGCATTCTGACGGACGAGCGTCTCGGCGCGTCTCATTTCTGTCTCGGCCAATCCAACGGCAGCCGCAGCCTGCACTTCGCGCGCTTTGGATTGCTTGACTTGAGCCTGGGCTTGCAGCAGCGCTGCCTCTGCTTCGGCAACCTGGGCGTTAGCACGGCGGAGCTCGGTTTCGAAGGGACGGCGATCAATCACAAACAGCGGATCGCCCTTTTCAACCATTTCTCCTTCGCTGAAGTTTGCCTCTCGCAGGTAGCCACTCACCCGAGGTCGCACCTCAACAGCATCAACAGCAGCGAGGCGACCTGTGTATTCGTCCCATTCGATGAGAACCTGCTTGGCAGGTTGGGCGACCGTCACTTCCGGCGGAGGCATTTCGCCGCCTTGGGGACCGGAAGCACCACGGCACCCAACAAGGGCAATCAAACAAAAGAAGACAGACTGTATGCGGAATGAGGTAGAGCGTTTTCGAAGGCGCATGACTCAAAAACTCTATTGAGGGTACATTTCAGAGTAAAACCGCCACCATAGTATAGGCTCTTGGAAGCCCTGCTGCTGGCAAATCCTATGGTCTAATTCATACCGGGATCAAACGGCACTTGGCTGGGATCAATCTCCGGGGCGATGATGCTCACACCGATCTTACTGAGCGTTCTCTGCCACAGTGTTTCATAGTCAGAGAATACGGAGTCCCTGTCAGCGGGGGTCTTCAGCCAGCCACCCGCTTGGAGTTCGCCCTCAAGCTGCCCTCCGCCCCAGCCGGCGTGACCGCCATAAAGGCGAAACTCGGCCGCACTCCGCACGACTTCGTCAATCGCATCGCGTTGCATCGACATATGCAACCCAGGCAACACTTCCTGCTCACTGTGGCGAGGCGAATCATGCAATGCAATCATGGGACCAGGAACGGGGCCACCGTTGAAGACATCGTCATCGCAATCCACCGGCGGGGCTTCGATCATCTCCCAGACTTCGGTCACCGTTTTGTTGCCTGGGCGAGTGAGTACAACCCCAAGTGCGCCGCTCTCCTCATGACGCAGCATCAGCGTCACAGTCCGCGCAAAGTTGGGGTCCTTCATCTTCGGCGAAGCAACTAGTAAATGACCAACGAGTGATTTCATTTTGGCGCTTTACTGGCATCTCTCACGGGTGATTTCGACGGCTTTGAGCAACCCGCCCGCTTTGTTGAGCGTTTCTTGATACTCGGCAGCCGGGTCGCTGTCGGCAACGATGCCCGCACCGGCTTGGACGTAGGCCTTTCCGTCGGCAATGACGAATGTCCTGAGTGCGATGCACGTATCCATGTTCCCTGCGAAATCGAGATAGCCGACCG
The genomic region above belongs to Lacipirellulaceae bacterium and contains:
- a CDS encoding multidrug efflux RND transporter permease subunit is translated as MKLPHFFIDRPIFATVVSIVIVLVGSLAYFQLPVAQYPEVALPTVVVRTAYPGATPETIARTVATPLEQEINGVEDMLYMESQSTGDGSMQLTITFKLGSDLDKAQVLVQNRVAVAEPRLPEEVRRIGVTTTKSSPDLLLVVHLLSPDDSRDQLYISNYAYLQIRDRLARLDGVGDLQIFGGREYSMRIWLDMERIASLNLTAGDVVAALRSQNIQVAAGVIGQPPLENDGASQLMVSTKGRLRTPKEFEQIVVKSGENGRLVRVSDVARVELGARDYSVNSYLDGQPAVAMVVFQRPGSNGLETANNVIEAMEELSEDFPAGLGHEIVYNPTQFVSDSIDEVFVTLLQAGALVVLTVFIFLQNWRSTIIPVVAIPVSLIGTFALLLVMGFSLNMLSLFGLVLAIGIVVDDAIVVVENVERLMEDEGLDPRKATHQAMDEVSSALIATTLVLIAVFVPTAFISGISGQFYRQFAVTIAISTAISTLVSLTLSPALCALLLKPPGAKKNLLDKLSDKLLGWFFKTFNKVFDVINKIYGEFICKLLRVSFIALLVYGGLLVLTWFGFTRVPTGFIPPQDQGYLIVAIQLPDGASLSRTDEVTQKVKEIALETPGITHAVAFAGFSGATRTNNSNAAAVFTPLADYEDRESGMTIDTILNDLRGRLSKLQEAQIFVIAPPPVRGIGTGGGFKMQVEDRAGGTPRELQQAAFNLFMAANQEPGLVQVFSTFRADTPQIYADVDRTKVRMMDVPIGNVFDALQVYLGSTYVNDFNYLGRTYRVTAQAEPEFRDDPGDIAKLRTRSNSGAVVPLGSLVNIRTTTAPDRVVRYNLYPAADINGDTLPGTSSGDAIARMERLAEEILPPGYDFEWTDLAYQQKAAGNTAIFIFPLCVLFVFLALSAQYESWLLPLAVILIVPMCLLCAIAGVWFRGMDNNILTQIGFVVLVGLACKNAILIVEFAKAEEEKGKNRFEAAIEACRLRLRPILMTALSFVLGVIPLLIATGAGSEMRRALGTAVFSGMLGVTIFGLFFTPIFYVVLRKFAKDNPANTPDARC
- a CDS encoding YqgE/AlgH family protein, producing MKSLVGHLLVASPKMKDPNFARTVTLMLRHEESGALGVVLTRPGNKTVTEVWEMIEAPPVDCDDDVFNGGPVPGPMIALHDSPRHSEQEVLPGLHMSMQRDAIDEVVRSAAEFRLYGGHAGWGGGQLEGELQAGGWLKTPADRDSVFSDYETLWQRTLSKIGVSIIAPEIDPSQVPFDPGMN
- a CDS encoding efflux RND transporter periplasmic adaptor subunit translates to MRLRKRSTSFRIQSVFFCLIALVGCRGASGPQGGEMPPPEVTVAQPAKQVLIEWDEYTGRLAAVDAVEVRPRVSGYLREANFSEGEMVEKGDPLFVIDRRPFETELRRANAQVAEAEAALLQAQAQVKQSKAREVQAAAAVGLAETEMRRAETLVRQNAISESEYDTRESTLTQARADFDAAQSNTSAAIALVGVAEAAITTAKANVHTAELQLGYADVEAPISGRVGAKIVTEGNLVVGGGGNSTLLTTIIAQNPVHCYFDANEQEFLKYVRLSNSGKRESSREAKNPVYMALIDEEGFPHLGHMDFVDNRIDPNTGTMRGRAIFRNDDGTLTPGLFARVRLPGSASYEAILVPEEAIGTDLSEQFVNVVSDGGKVTRQPVKVGPKSHGLRIIREGLTGEELVVIRGSQSLRPGVNVKATEETLEILPEADGLPDEYKPVPREEWITRENTTSPEVSSDFKSDAK